From the Methanocaldococcus fervens AG86 genome, the window TCAAAGATTACTGGGCATACGTTTGGAAAAATTGTTGTTAAGAGGGCAAATTTAAATAAACCAATTATTCAAATTGAGAGGCCTGGGGAAAAGGATGGGACAATTATTATTTGGAATGATGATGGTTCAGAAGTTGTTAAAGAGATTGCCAACTATTTATCAAAAGAATTAAACTTAAAAATTGAAAGGTGCATAAGCAACGGCTTAGAGGTTTGGGAAGAAAATGGAAGGGTATTTAGAAAAGTTCATGGTGTTGATGTTGGTGAGGCAATATTGGTAAATGGTATTGTTGTTGGAAGAGCTAAAAGTAATGAGGTTATATTAGTTGCTGAGAATGGAAAGATAGTTGATATCATTGGAGGGGAGTTAAAGGAAGGTGGAATTGAGAAATTAAAAGATGTTGATTTGAAAACAGCTGTGATAAAAACTGGAGTTTTGAGAAGGCATCCAACAAATCCAAAAATTGAGAATAAAAATATAGATAAGGGTTATGTTGTAGTTGTTAATCACGCTGGAGAGGACGTTATTGAAAAAATTAAAAATAAAGAAGTTTTGGCAGTTATAACAGTTGGGGATGACACAACAACAATTTGTGGAGATATTTTAGCGAGATTTGGAATAAAGATTATTGGCATCACAGATGGAGACAGGGATGATATTTTAAAAAATCCGGTGATATTAAAAGGTTCTGTAATATTTTTAATAAAAAATATGAGAGATGACGATGTTGGCAAAATTTTAGAGGAAAGCTTAGATTTTGGAAAAGAATACAGCTATGATGAGCTATTAAACGATATTAAAAAAATATTTAATGAGAAAAACATTTGTTATGAGGAATTTGTTTATTAACCAATAATTCCAGAGACCTTTAGTGAAATAAGAGTATTTACAATAGTTAATGCAATTGTTATATAAAGTAGGGTCTTAACGTAAGTTAATGAGCCAATAATAGATTGTTGGGTTTTTGATAAGGATTTAATATTGTTTTTTAAAATTTCAATTTTTTTATCATGGGTTTTTAGAGAATTTTCCACATCTACCTTAAGTGAGGATTTTTCCAATGAACGCTTTATCCCTTCCATTTCACTTTTAATAGCCATTATTTCGTTGTGGGTATTTTCGATATATTCTTTCATATTTTCTGCAATAGTCAAATATTCATTCAACTTTTTTTCCAGTTCGCTTAATTCTGAAACAGATAAATTTATTCTTTCATTTGTTATCTTTAATCCATAATGTATTTCATTAACATAGTTGTTAATTTCAGAAATTAGTTCGTTAAGTTTTGTTATGATTTCATCAGATAAAATTTCTGTTTTTGCAATGTTTGAAGAACCCTTATCAAGCTCTTCTATCAGTTTATTTAACCAATCTACTTTATCGTCCATTTTACCACCCAAATATCCACACACAACACCCAGACACACAAATTTAAAAAACATCTTTACATTTTATTTTTAGTGTTATTTTGGTTTAAATTTTAACTATAATATAACGCTTATAATATTTAAGTTATATTACAGAGAGATGGATAACTTTATATGCTCCTCTATCATTATTATTTAGTGGTTAATTATTTTTACTCATATGAGAAAAAATGGTGAGACCATGGCTGAATGTGATGGAAATTGTAACAGCTGTGCATCAAAAAACACATGTTCTGATACAAAAAAACTTTTAGCTCAGCAAGATAAAAAAATTAGAGAAAATATGTCAAAAATTAAACATAAAATAGTTATTCTGAGTGGTAAGGGAGGGGTTGGTAAATCAACAGTAACAGTTAATTTAGCGGCTGCTCTAAACTTGATGGGTAAAAAAGTTGGTGTTTTAGATGCTGATATTCATGGCCCAAATATACCAAAGATGCTTGGGGTTGAAAATGCCCAACCAATGGTTGGACCAGCAGGAATATTTCCAATAGTTACAAAAGAAGGGATAAGAACCATGTCAATTAGTTATCTCCTACCTGATGATAAAACACCAGTTATTTGGAGAGGTCCAAAGGTTAGTGGAGCTATTAGGCAGTTTTTAGCTGATGTAGCTTGGGGAGAACTTGATTATTTATTAATAGATACTCCACCAGGAACTGGGGATGAGCAATTAACAATCATGCAATCAATTCCGGATATTGATGGAGCTATAGTAGTTACAACACCTGAAGAAGTTTCTATATTGGACGTTAAAAAATCAATAACAATGGCTAGAATGCTAAATATCCTAATACTTGGAATTATCGAAAATATGAGTGGATTCGTTTGCCCACACTGTAATAAAGTTGTAGATGTATTTGGTAGAGGAGGGGGAGAGAAGGCTGCTAAAGAGTTTGGAGTTGAATTTTTAGGAAGAATTCCTTTAGATGTTAAAGCAAGGGAGGCAAGTGATAAAGGAATACCAATGGTCTTACTTGACTGTAAAGCTAGTGAAGAGTTTAAAAAGATTGTTGAAAGAATTGTTGAAAAGGTTGAGGGCAAAAAAGAATAATTTTTATTTTTTAACGAACAGCCTTTTAAGAAAATCCTGGGGAGAATTAGTTTTGATAAAATGGAAAGCTCTGCTTTCCAGCTATGAAAATCTATGATTTTCATTCAACTTTTACTAAAAGTTTCATGCCAATAGGATGTAAGCCCCATGCTTGGGGAAATATTTTAAATCCAAATAAAGAAATTTTTTATTTTTAAAGTTTATATACACAATATAACTTTTTTTATTTTTAT encodes:
- a CDS encoding DUF2117 family protein: MGLKIGVVVHGPEIVDSGYALKIINLLKKFGEVKAKLGGTMGRVAVIDNNLQDSIDISEKLMPSQSLKKLADNDILVLMNYGKSKITGHTFGKIVVKRANLNKPIIQIERPGEKDGTIIIWNDDGSEVVKEIANYLSKELNLKIERCISNGLEVWEENGRVFRKVHGVDVGEAILVNGIVVGRAKSNEVILVAENGKIVDIIGGELKEGGIEKLKDVDLKTAVIKTGVLRRHPTNPKIENKNIDKGYVVVVNHAGEDVIEKIKNKEVLAVITVGDDTTTICGDILARFGIKIIGITDGDRDDILKNPVILKGSVIFLIKNMRDDDVGKILEESLDFGKEYSYDELLNDIKKIFNEKNICYEEFVY
- a CDS encoding Mrp/NBP35 family ATP-binding protein — its product is MAECDGNCNSCASKNTCSDTKKLLAQQDKKIRENMSKIKHKIVILSGKGGVGKSTVTVNLAAALNLMGKKVGVLDADIHGPNIPKMLGVENAQPMVGPAGIFPIVTKEGIRTMSISYLLPDDKTPVIWRGPKVSGAIRQFLADVAWGELDYLLIDTPPGTGDEQLTIMQSIPDIDGAIVVTTPEEVSILDVKKSITMARMLNILILGIIENMSGFVCPHCNKVVDVFGRGGGEKAAKEFGVEFLGRIPLDVKAREASDKGIPMVLLDCKASEEFKKIVERIVEKVEGKKE